From the Fibrobacter sp. UWB11 genome, one window contains:
- the nhaA gene encoding Na+/H+ antiporter NhaA — MSARVTSSDKIEDMFPETPVRKIITPIERLMKVETTGGIVLIIMTLTALIWANLSPSSYEHFWHLPFVVTIGSWVGSADLHWFINDALMTIFFFNIGLEVKGEMTYGELHDPKAASLPIIAAAGGMLFPALIYLALCPPGTSHGWGIPTATDIAFVVGCMAILGKKVPHALRVMILTLAIADDIGAILVIAIGYPSGDGINFAALGMAFVLLALFNVFFRIGVRNMLLLHFTGIAVWAFFVKSGVHPTIAGVLLGLSVPAKAVVAKGVVAQFASGVGNVLSGETKDRNEQYEVFTMLKRGASESVSLQERLYKMLVPWVNFAIMPIFALANAGVEIKLGGLDVPVLGAVALALIFGKPIGIFLFSLLSVKIGVSKKPSYSWKVLWGGGMLAGIGFTMALFVAGLAFEDGANKDSAKLGILLGSFSAAILGTIYMSIVSKKE; from the coding sequence ATGTCAGCACGAGTAACTAGCAGCGATAAAATTGAAGACATGTTTCCGGAAACCCCGGTACGTAAGATTATCACCCCGATTGAACGCCTGATGAAGGTGGAGACGACGGGCGGCATAGTGCTTATCATTATGACGCTTACAGCTCTCATCTGGGCGAATCTCAGTCCGTCATCGTACGAGCATTTTTGGCATTTGCCGTTTGTGGTGACCATAGGCAGCTGGGTCGGCTCTGCTGACCTGCACTGGTTCATCAACGATGCCTTGATGACGATATTCTTCTTCAATATCGGTCTTGAAGTCAAGGGCGAAATGACCTACGGCGAACTCCATGACCCGAAGGCGGCGAGCCTCCCGATTATTGCGGCTGCTGGCGGTATGCTTTTCCCGGCTTTGATTTACTTGGCGCTTTGCCCTCCGGGAACTTCGCACGGATGGGGAATTCCCACGGCAACGGATATTGCATTTGTGGTGGGCTGCATGGCAATCTTGGGCAAGAAGGTGCCGCATGCGCTCCGCGTGATGATTTTGACCCTTGCTATTGCAGACGATATCGGTGCTATTCTTGTGATTGCCATTGGTTACCCGAGCGGTGACGGCATCAACTTTGCGGCTCTTGGCATGGCCTTTGTGCTCCTTGCCTTGTTCAACGTGTTCTTCCGCATCGGTGTCCGCAACATGTTGCTGCTCCATTTCACGGGTATTGCCGTGTGGGCGTTCTTTGTCAAGTCCGGTGTGCACCCGACGATTGCGGGCGTGCTCCTTGGCCTCTCCGTGCCCGCAAAGGCCGTGGTGGCGAAAGGCGTGGTGGCCCAGTTTGCAAGTGGCGTAGGCAACGTGCTTTCGGGCGAGACGAAGGACCGCAACGAACAATATGAAGTATTTACGATGCTCAAGCGCGGTGCAAGCGAAAGTGTCTCCTTGCAGGAACGTTTGTACAAGATGCTTGTGCCTTGGGTGAACTTTGCTATCATGCCGATTTTTGCGCTTGCAAATGCCGGTGTCGAAATCAAGCTTGGCGGTCTGGATGTCCCGGTGCTTGGCGCCGTGGCTCTTGCTCTCATTTTCGGTAAGCCCATTGGCATTTTCCTTTTCAGCCTCCTGTCTGTGAAGATTGGCGTTTCCAAGAAGCCGAGTTACTCCTGGAAAGTCCTTTGGGGTGGCGGCATGCTTGCCGGTATCGGATTTACGATGGCTCTCTTTGTGGCTGGCCTAGCCTTTGAAGATGGTGCGAATAAGGATTCCGCAAAACTTGGTATTTTGCTCGGAAGCTTTAGCGCCGCTATTCTTGGCACAATCTACATGAGCATTGTGTCAAAGAAAGAATAG